A genome region from Mycobacterium florentinum includes the following:
- a CDS encoding LuxR family transcriptional regulator has product MPEVLPTGTVTLLLADVEGSTQLWQAAPDEMAGAVARLDEVLGRIVAEHRGVRPIEQGEGDSFVLAFRRAGDAVACALDIQRAPLAPIKLRIGVHTGDVQLRDEGGYIGTTINKAARLRDLAHGGQTVLSGAAAELAADNLPPDAWMTELGTHRLRGLARADRVVQLCHPDVGAEFPPLRVDNDAAAGRLPVHLTNFVGRRDELAELRNILADNRLLTLTGTGGAGKTRLALQLATTTHAELAGGVWWVDLAPIPHPDVIAVTIALALGLSDQPGRSTLDNIVRFVGDRASLMVVDNCEHLLDGTAAVFIELLARCPHLKVMATSREPIGVAGEVSWRVPSLSVNDDAVALFADRARHARPEFRITEDNVGAVRELCRRLDGLPLAIELAAARVRALSLSEIVEGLNDRFRLLTGGSRTAVRRQQTLLASVDWSHTLLTDEGRTLFHRTSVFAGGFDLEAACLVCGGENAPRFHILDELTLLVDKSLVVVEEGRRGTRYRLLETIRQYAQSKLGASGEGDTVHGRHRDYYLAMATVLDTPQRTDYEQLLDQAELEMDNLRAALGWCLETNDVAQALTLASALVPLWRSRLRIREGQAWFDTVFAEVAPGDEAVIDSAIWARALADGAALGTWLGAADSTQRAEQALAIAREVNDPALLARALTACGLIAGYSSVSGPVARACFEEAGRIARELGDSWRLSQIYAWQGYAAISAGDARGGRAAAEQGRDIAEAIGDVFDSLECRLGIGWGQLMAADVPGAIAHFRAVLADVERARALFLLPACLHGLGSALAWAGQVREARAASHAGIAAETDIGGSLQGIGHSALSTAELAAGDAAAGLIASEASRQQQSPQEVLAANQRARSAEAALATGDVVAARSWADEAISVTGGWHLAYALIVRARAALLDGRSGAADQDVRQALSLAVDCGTYLHVPDALECLAAAVSDQGARADAVRSLGAAAAIRRSRGMVRFAIHDAGYHSLLATLREKLPSSEFDSAWADGEALSIDEAITYATRARGPRLRPDNGWPSLTPAELDVVRLVCDGLGNKDIAARLFVSPRTVQAHLSHVYTKLGLSSRVQLVQEAARHC; this is encoded by the coding sequence GTGCCCGAGGTGTTGCCTACGGGAACAGTGACGCTGCTGCTGGCTGACGTCGAGGGTTCGACCCAATTGTGGCAAGCCGCTCCCGATGAGATGGCCGGCGCCGTCGCCCGACTCGATGAGGTGCTGGGCCGGATTGTCGCCGAGCACCGCGGTGTGCGGCCGATCGAGCAAGGCGAGGGCGACAGCTTTGTCCTGGCGTTCCGCCGCGCCGGCGACGCCGTCGCGTGCGCTTTGGATATACAGCGGGCGCCGCTGGCGCCGATCAAGCTGCGCATCGGAGTGCACACCGGAGATGTGCAACTGCGCGACGAGGGCGGCTACATCGGAACCACCATCAACAAGGCAGCGAGGCTGCGCGATCTCGCACATGGCGGGCAGACCGTGCTGTCGGGTGCGGCCGCGGAACTAGCGGCCGACAACCTGCCGCCTGACGCTTGGATGACCGAATTGGGAACGCACCGGTTGCGCGGTTTGGCGCGCGCCGACCGAGTAGTGCAGCTGTGTCATCCCGACGTGGGTGCCGAGTTTCCGCCGTTGCGCGTGGACAACGACGCTGCGGCCGGCAGGCTTCCCGTTCACTTGACCAACTTCGTGGGGCGGCGCGATGAGCTAGCTGAGCTGAGAAACATATTGGCGGACAATCGTTTGCTGACGCTGACCGGGACAGGTGGGGCCGGGAAGACTCGGCTCGCGCTCCAGCTGGCGACGACGACGCACGCCGAGCTCGCCGGCGGCGTCTGGTGGGTCGATCTGGCGCCGATCCCGCACCCCGACGTGATCGCGGTGACGATCGCGCTGGCGCTGGGCCTGTCCGATCAGCCCGGACGCTCGACGCTTGACAACATCGTGCGCTTTGTCGGCGATCGTGCCTCACTGATGGTGGTCGACAATTGCGAGCACCTGCTCGACGGGACCGCCGCGGTCTTCATCGAACTGCTCGCTCGTTGCCCACATCTCAAGGTAATGGCCACGAGTCGAGAACCGATCGGTGTGGCCGGTGAGGTGAGCTGGCGAGTGCCATCACTGTCCGTCAACGACGATGCTGTCGCCTTGTTCGCCGATCGCGCGCGACATGCCCGTCCAGAATTCCGTATCACCGAGGACAATGTCGGCGCGGTGCGCGAGCTGTGCCGTCGCCTCGACGGTCTTCCCCTGGCCATCGAACTGGCCGCGGCGCGGGTGCGCGCGTTGTCATTGTCGGAGATCGTTGAGGGCCTCAACGATCGCTTCCGTTTGCTGACAGGTGGCTCCCGGACGGCGGTACGCCGCCAGCAAACGTTACTTGCCTCCGTCGATTGGTCGCACACCTTGCTGACCGATGAGGGAAGAACACTGTTTCATCGCACCTCGGTGTTCGCGGGTGGATTCGATTTGGAGGCAGCATGTTTGGTATGCGGGGGCGAAAACGCCCCGCGCTTCCACATCCTCGATGAGCTGACGTTGTTGGTCGACAAATCGCTGGTGGTGGTGGAGGAAGGACGGCGCGGAACGCGCTACCGGTTGCTGGAGACTATCCGCCAATATGCCCAGTCGAAACTCGGCGCGTCCGGAGAAGGTGACACCGTACACGGCCGCCACCGGGATTATTACCTGGCGATGGCCACCGTGCTCGATACACCACAGCGCACTGACTACGAACAGCTTCTTGACCAAGCCGAGCTCGAGATGGACAACCTGCGCGCCGCGTTGGGCTGGTGTCTGGAGACAAACGACGTCGCGCAGGCGTTGACATTGGCGTCCGCCCTGGTCCCGCTGTGGCGATCGCGCCTGCGTATCCGAGAGGGCCAGGCCTGGTTCGACACCGTTTTCGCCGAGGTGGCTCCCGGCGATGAGGCAGTGATCGACAGCGCGATATGGGCGCGAGCTCTGGCCGATGGCGCGGCATTGGGCACCTGGCTCGGGGCCGCCGACAGCACGCAACGTGCGGAGCAGGCGCTGGCGATCGCGCGTGAGGTCAATGACCCGGCCCTGCTGGCACGGGCGCTGACGGCCTGCGGGTTGATCGCGGGGTACAGCTCGGTCAGCGGGCCGGTCGCCCGGGCCTGCTTCGAGGAGGCCGGCCGCATCGCCCGAGAACTCGGTGACTCCTGGCGGCTCAGCCAGATCTATGCGTGGCAGGGCTATGCGGCGATCAGCGCCGGCGACGCTCGCGGGGGGCGCGCCGCGGCCGAGCAGGGACGCGACATCGCTGAGGCGATCGGTGACGTGTTCGACTCGCTGGAGTGCCGGTTGGGCATCGGCTGGGGACAGCTGATGGCTGCTGACGTCCCAGGAGCGATCGCCCACTTCCGTGCGGTGCTCGCCGACGTGGAGAGGGCTCGGGCGCTGTTTCTGCTGCCGGCCTGTCTGCACGGTCTCGGCTCCGCGCTGGCCTGGGCCGGCCAGGTCAGGGAGGCGCGCGCGGCGTCGCACGCCGGAATCGCCGCCGAGACTGATATCGGTGGGTCTCTGCAGGGAATCGGCCACTCCGCGCTGTCTACAGCCGAACTGGCGGCAGGAGACGCCGCGGCGGGTCTCATAGCGAGCGAGGCGAGCCGACAACAGCAGAGTCCGCAGGAAGTTCTCGCGGCCAATCAGCGGGCTCGCAGCGCCGAGGCGGCGCTGGCTACCGGTGATGTCGTGGCGGCGCGCTCCTGGGCCGACGAGGCGATCTCGGTGACCGGAGGCTGGCACCTGGCCTACGCGCTGATTGTGCGTGCCCGTGCAGCACTGCTAGACGGTCGCTCCGGGGCGGCAGATCAGGATGTGCGGCAAGCGCTTTCGCTTGCTGTTGACTGCGGGACATATCTGCATGTGCCTGACGCCCTCGAATGTTTGGCCGCAGCCGTCAGCGATCAAGGCGCCCGCGCCGACGCCGTGCGGTCGCTGGGAGCGGCCGCAGCGATCCGGCGCAGCCGGGGGATGGTGCGCTTCGCAATCCACGACGCCGGCTACCACAGCCTGCTCGCCACCCTGCGGGAAAAACTACCGTCCAGCGAGTTCGACTCTGCGTGGGCCGACGGCGAAGCGCTGAGCATCGATGAAGCCATCACCTACGCGACCCGAGCCCGTGGCCCGCGACTGCGACCGGACAACGGCTGGCCATCGCTGACTCCGGCCGAACTTGACGTCGTGCGGTTGGTCTGCGACGGCCTGGGCAACAAGGACATCGCCGCACGACTGTTCGTCTCCCCGCGTACAGTTCAAGCCCACCTGTCGCACGTGTACACGAAACTGGGTCTGTCCTCCCGAGTGCAGCTGGTGCAGGAGGCCGCGCGACACTGCTAA
- a CDS encoding cytochrome P450: MTAHALPAINDVALPTIAYDDARCIDDVHEAIRQAREQGPFALGPLGPEVLTYDLVRTVLRDSRFAMPRGLALAVQGITSGPAWDRACRLIVSMDGAEHRRLRRLVSRAFTPRAAERLRQASSDVIIELVAKQREAGRCDIVADIARSYPVPIICALLGAPRSDWQLFSRWADQIGHVFGGEVAQHTTAILTAWDEFDEYLNDLIARRRHDLSDDVISDLIRAEDEGDRLTHEELISLALILLNGGTDTTRNQLAAAVQAFCDHPDQWDLLARHAELAPRAVEEVMRHSPVILKTLRIAVEDVPLGGIVIPSGTPLFANTAAANRDPAWYDRPECLDITRDAAPAMLTFGGGSHFCLGAHLARVELAEALTVMTQMLSRPRLAADAPWKPISGISGPRRLIVDYTSRPSPG, encoded by the coding sequence ATGACCGCACACGCTTTGCCAGCCATCAACGACGTGGCGCTTCCGACCATCGCCTACGATGACGCCCGCTGCATCGACGATGTCCACGAGGCGATTCGGCAGGCCCGCGAACAGGGCCCATTCGCACTGGGCCCGTTGGGTCCCGAAGTCCTCACTTACGACCTGGTGCGCACGGTCCTGCGTGATTCCCGCTTCGCCATGCCCCGCGGCCTTGCCTTGGCTGTCCAGGGGATCACCTCCGGACCGGCGTGGGACCGGGCGTGCCGACTGATCGTCAGCATGGATGGCGCGGAGCACCGTCGCTTGCGCCGACTCGTCTCGCGCGCCTTCACACCCCGCGCGGCCGAGCGGCTGCGACAAGCTTCTAGCGACGTCATTATCGAGCTGGTCGCAAAGCAGCGCGAAGCGGGGCGCTGCGACATCGTCGCCGACATCGCCCGCTCCTACCCGGTGCCCATCATCTGCGCGCTGCTCGGGGCACCGCGCTCCGACTGGCAGCTGTTCTCTCGGTGGGCGGATCAGATCGGTCACGTCTTCGGTGGGGAGGTCGCGCAGCACACGACGGCAATCCTGACGGCCTGGGACGAGTTCGACGAATACCTGAACGACTTGATCGCCCGGCGCCGCCACGATCTGTCCGATGACGTGATCTCTGACCTGATCCGAGCCGAGGACGAAGGCGATCGCCTTACGCACGAGGAACTCATCAGCCTGGCTCTGATCCTGCTCAACGGTGGAACCGACACCACTCGCAATCAGTTGGCCGCCGCCGTGCAGGCATTCTGCGATCATCCTGATCAATGGGACCTGCTCGCGCGGCACGCCGAGCTGGCGCCGCGCGCGGTCGAGGAAGTGATGCGCCACTCGCCGGTGATCTTGAAAACCCTACGCATCGCCGTCGAAGATGTGCCCCTTGGCGGCATCGTAATCCCCTCCGGAACACCGCTTTTCGCCAACACCGCCGCAGCTAATCGCGACCCCGCCTGGTACGACAGACCAGAGTGTCTGGACATCACCCGCGACGCCGCACCCGCGATGTTGACCTTCGGCGGCGGCAGTCATTTTTGCCTCGGCGCCCACCTGGCACGTGTCGAGCTCGCCGAAGCGCTCACCGTGATGACTCAGATGCTCAGCCGCCCGCGTCTCGCCGCGGATGCTCCCTGGAAGCCGATCAGCGGAATCTCCGGCCCCCGCAGACTCATCGTCGACTACACCTCGCGGCCAAGTCCGGGGTAG
- a CDS encoding nitroreductase/quinone reductase family protein — translation MSGLRDLKRQVVHRVQRRVVNPVGRQLPVTMLETTGRKSGQPRHTPVGGRLVDDKFWMVSEHGEHSDYVRNIKANPSVRLRLGGEWRRGTAHPLPDDDAVQRLGNLPRLNSAMVRLMGSELLTIRVDLD, via the coding sequence ATGAGCGGACTCCGCGATCTCAAACGGCAGGTAGTACATCGCGTTCAACGGCGGGTGGTCAATCCGGTGGGCCGGCAATTGCCGGTGACCATGCTCGAAACGACTGGTCGCAAGAGTGGGCAGCCACGCCACACCCCGGTCGGCGGACGCCTGGTGGACGACAAGTTCTGGATGGTCTCCGAACACGGCGAGCACTCGGACTACGTCCGCAATATCAAGGCGAACCCCAGTGTGCGACTGCGCCTCGGGGGCGAATGGCGCAGAGGAACCGCTCACCCGCTGCCCGACGACGACGCTGTGCAGCGGCTGGGCAATCTCCCGCGGCTCAACAGCGCCATGGTGCGCTTGATGGGCAGCGAACTGCTGACCATCCGGGTCGATCTGGACTGA
- a CDS encoding TfoX/Sxy family protein — translation MAYDLDLANRIRELLARQRGVDEKSMFGGLAFLIGGNMAVAASGKGGLMVRVPPEDTAKLLDRPHVSPMVMAGRETRGWLRVDAEGVKTKRQLESWVSRGVGYASSLPPK, via the coding sequence ATGGCATATGACCTCGATCTCGCCAACCGGATCCGCGAGTTGCTGGCGCGGCAGCGCGGTGTCGACGAGAAGTCGATGTTCGGCGGGCTCGCGTTTCTCATCGGCGGAAACATGGCGGTCGCGGCCAGCGGCAAGGGTGGACTGATGGTGCGGGTGCCGCCCGAAGACACCGCCAAGCTGCTGGATCGCCCGCACGTCAGCCCGATGGTGATGGCCGGCCGCGAGACCCGGGGCTGGTTGCGGGTCGACGCCGAGGGCGTGAAAACCAAACGCCAGCTTGAGAGTTGGGTTTCCCGCGGCGTCGGATACGCAAGCAGCCTGCCACCGAAGTAG
- a CDS encoding NAD(P)/FAD-dependent oxidoreductase has translation MAGSTTFVIVGGGLAGAKAAEALRDNGFDGHIVLFADEEHLPYERPPLSKEYLAGKKSLTDFTVHTSDWYSGHDVDLRLGSRVCSLDTSAHTVGLRDGATVRYDKVLLATGSASRRPPIPGCDADGVHYLRSYDDAALLNSVLAEGSSLAVVGAGWIGLEVSAAARQRGVEVTVVEAAKQPLLAALGETVGEVFAKLHRDHGVDLRLQAQVEEITATDGTATGLRLRDGSTVAADAVLVAVGAKANVELAEQAGLSMGDGGVLVDSSLRTSDPDVFAVGDIAAAEHPFYNTRIRTEHWANALKQPVVAAAGMLGTPGEYAELPYFFTDQYDLGMEYAGHAPSFEQVVLRGDVAGREFVAFWLDGENRVLAGMNVNIWDVLDDVKALIRSRSAADPGKLADPRSALADLLG, from the coding sequence ATGGCCGGTTCGACTACATTCGTCATCGTCGGCGGCGGGCTCGCCGGGGCCAAAGCAGCAGAAGCTCTGCGCGACAACGGTTTTGACGGGCACATTGTACTGTTTGCCGATGAGGAGCATTTGCCCTACGAGCGACCACCGCTTTCCAAAGAGTATCTCGCGGGAAAGAAGTCGCTGACCGACTTCACCGTGCACACCTCGGACTGGTACTCCGGCCACGACGTCGACCTGCGGCTCGGGTCACGAGTGTGCAGCCTGGACACCTCAGCACACACTGTTGGACTGCGCGACGGCGCCACCGTGCGCTACGACAAGGTGCTGCTGGCGACCGGCTCGGCGTCGCGGCGCCCACCGATCCCCGGATGTGACGCCGACGGGGTCCACTACCTGCGCAGCTACGACGACGCCGCGCTGCTGAATTCGGTTCTGGCCGAAGGGTCTTCGCTCGCGGTGGTGGGCGCGGGGTGGATCGGGCTCGAGGTGAGCGCCGCCGCCCGCCAGCGCGGCGTCGAGGTGACCGTCGTCGAGGCCGCCAAACAACCACTGCTGGCGGCGCTCGGCGAAACGGTCGGCGAGGTATTCGCCAAGCTGCATCGCGACCACGGCGTCGACTTGCGGCTGCAAGCACAGGTCGAGGAGATCACCGCGACGGACGGAACCGCGACCGGCCTGCGGCTGCGCGACGGCTCGACGGTCGCGGCCGATGCCGTGTTGGTGGCCGTCGGTGCCAAGGCGAACGTCGAACTCGCCGAGCAGGCCGGGCTGTCCATGGGAGACGGCGGCGTCCTCGTCGATTCGTCGCTGCGTACCAGCGATCCCGACGTCTTCGCGGTCGGCGACATCGCGGCCGCCGAGCACCCGTTCTACAACACCCGCATCCGCACCGAACACTGGGCCAATGCGCTCAAACAACCCGTGGTGGCGGCAGCCGGAATGCTAGGCACGCCAGGTGAATACGCGGAGCTGCCCTATTTCTTCACCGACCAGTACGACCTCGGCATGGAGTACGCCGGGCACGCACCCAGCTTCGAGCAAGTGGTCTTGCGCGGCGACGTCGCCGGGCGCGAGTTCGTCGCGTTCTGGCTCGATGGCGAGAATCGGGTGCTGGCCGGAATGAACGTCAACATCTGGGATGTGCTCGACGACGTCAAAGCCCTGATCCGATCCAGGTCCGCCGCCGACCCCGGCAAACTGGCCGACCCGCGGTCAGCCCTCGCTGATCTCCTGGGCTGA
- a CDS encoding NAD-dependent epimerase/dehydratase family protein → MHILVTDATGTVGRLVARQLIAAGHSVTGISEYPDARLDPAVEFVRASLSDPILQELADEADAVIHLAPVETGAPGSAGINGVAHVTHAAGRAGARLLFVSQAAGSPQVYEPAEDLVSSSLGPILIIRIAPPVGRQLDWMVCRTVASLLRAKVSAQPVRVLHLDDLVRFLVLALNTDRTGVVDLATPDTTNVVTAWRLLRAVDPRSRNHRIRSWTKLIPAMDIVSAQEDWMFEFGWPAFDAVADTARGLVGRRLGADGAISHGVQMALPVEVVPRPARSDELRSAAPEGIEGEFDDRIDPRFPVFATDGLTQALPGPLTPITLDVQLSGLRTASRVMGQALALGGVVDDEWGSRAIAVFGHRPYVGVSSNVVAAGQLLGWDGKALVQRALVDQPQVGDVLPFGQPRLAAGALGSVAKAVATTRSLALMRHLKADTRAYRTAATAEHWDATQLGLVPDAGLGVRVRLLRDRIHQGWILTALWLIDSGVTAAALEHTAAGSRVPGVSAIMQSDRVADETAELTAALRADPTLRAMAQEGNVASIRALSPATAALLDAAIAEIGHRGPGEGELASRVFSDDPAMLLTVAADKAGEPAEPKPPATLVRRIATNARVSRELAHDATLRFTHELRMTLRELGSRRVEADLIDVVDDVHYLTCDELVTMPADARLRIKRRRAERERLQVQHPPEVIDHGWVPVEHTSAQEISEG, encoded by the coding sequence GTGCACATCCTGGTTACCGACGCCACCGGCACCGTCGGGCGGCTGGTTGCACGGCAGCTGATTGCTGCCGGGCATTCGGTCACCGGCATTTCTGAGTATCCCGACGCCCGGCTGGACCCGGCGGTCGAGTTCGTCCGCGCATCGCTGAGCGACCCCATCCTGCAAGAACTGGCCGACGAAGCCGACGCGGTGATTCATCTGGCCCCGGTCGAAACCGGGGCACCCGGCAGCGCGGGCATCAACGGTGTGGCGCATGTGACGCATGCGGCCGGGCGCGCCGGCGCTCGCTTGCTGTTCGTATCCCAGGCCGCGGGCTCCCCGCAGGTGTACGAACCGGCCGAGGACCTGGTGTCCAGCAGCCTGGGGCCGATCCTGATCATCCGGATCGCGCCACCGGTTGGCCGCCAGCTCGACTGGATGGTGTGCCGCACCGTGGCCTCCCTGCTGCGCGCCAAGGTCTCGGCGCAGCCGGTGCGGGTGCTGCACCTCGACGACCTGGTGCGCTTCCTGGTTCTGGCACTGAATACCGACCGCACCGGGGTGGTGGATCTGGCCACCCCGGACACCACCAATGTGGTGACCGCGTGGCGGCTGTTGCGGGCCGTCGACCCCCGGTCTCGAAACCATCGGATTCGCAGCTGGACCAAACTGATTCCGGCCATGGATATCGTTTCCGCACAAGAGGATTGGATGTTCGAGTTCGGCTGGCCGGCGTTCGACGCGGTCGCCGACACCGCGCGCGGACTCGTCGGCCGCAGACTCGGTGCCGACGGTGCGATCAGCCACGGTGTGCAGATGGCCCTTCCCGTGGAAGTCGTGCCGCGCCCCGCGAGGTCCGACGAGTTACGCAGCGCCGCGCCGGAGGGCATCGAGGGTGAGTTCGACGACCGCATCGACCCACGGTTCCCGGTCTTCGCCACCGACGGCCTCACCCAGGCGCTGCCCGGGCCCCTGACGCCGATAACCCTGGATGTCCAGCTGAGCGGGTTGCGCACTGCCAGCAGGGTGATGGGTCAGGCGCTGGCGCTGGGCGGTGTGGTGGATGACGAGTGGGGCAGTCGGGCCATCGCGGTGTTCGGCCACCGGCCCTATGTCGGGGTGTCGTCCAACGTGGTCGCCGCCGGCCAGCTGCTCGGCTGGGACGGCAAGGCGCTGGTTCAGCGTGCCCTGGTCGATCAGCCGCAGGTCGGCGACGTGCTGCCGTTCGGTCAGCCCCGGCTCGCGGCCGGAGCGCTCGGGTCGGTCGCCAAGGCGGTCGCCACCACACGATCGCTGGCCCTGATGCGTCATCTCAAGGCCGATACGCGGGCGTATCGCACCGCAGCGACTGCCGAGCATTGGGACGCCACGCAACTGGGCCTGGTGCCCGACGCGGGCCTCGGAGTGCGAGTCCGGTTGCTGCGGGACCGAATTCACCAGGGCTGGATTCTCACCGCGCTGTGGTTGATCGACTCCGGTGTCACCGCGGCTGCGCTGGAGCACACCGCGGCGGGCTCCCGGGTGCCCGGAGTAAGCGCGATCATGCAAAGCGACCGCGTCGCCGACGAGACCGCCGAGCTGACGGCGGCGCTACGTGCCGACCCGACGTTGCGGGCGATGGCCCAGGAAGGCAACGTCGCCAGCATTCGTGCGCTGTCGCCCGCCACCGCCGCCCTGTTGGATGCCGCGATCGCCGAGATCGGGCACCGCGGACCCGGGGAAGGGGAGCTCGCCAGCCGGGTCTTCAGCGACGACCCGGCGATGCTGTTGACCGTGGCCGCTGACAAGGCCGGTGAGCCCGCCGAGCCGAAGCCGCCCGCGACGCTGGTCCGACGAATCGCCACCAACGCCCGCGTTTCGCGCGAACTCGCCCACGACGCCACTCTCCGGTTCACCCATGAGCTTCGAATGACGTTGCGCGAGCTGGGATCCCGTCGGGTCGAGGCCGACCTGATCGATGTCGTCGACGACGTGCACTACCTGACCTGCGACGAGCTGGTCACGATGCCGGCCGATGCCCGGCTGCGGATCAAACGCCGCCGCGCCGAACGTGAGCGCCTGCAGGTCCAGCACCCGCCGGAAGTCATCGACCACGGCTGGGTGCCGGTCGAGCACACGTCAGCCCAGGAGATCAGCGAGGGCTGA
- a CDS encoding acetyl-CoA acetyltransferase has product MPVDPKTPVLIGYGQVNHRDEIDPDTRSVEPVDLMVAAASEAADAQVLEAVDAIRVVNVLSATYRDAGLLVGERIGAQKFTTLYSPVGGNVPQTLLNQACLDIQQGHAGVVLLTGAETWRTRRGLKAKGGRLEWTAQDESVPMAQVSGEDVPMAGDAEIRIKLDRPAYVYPLFEQALRIANGESIEDHRDRVGELWARFNAVAVGNPHAWIHKPSTAAEISQPGPQNRMISWPYTKLMNSNNMVDQGAALILTSVEQAQRLQVPTDQWIYPHAGTDAYDTPSIADRDELHRSAAIRIAGARALELAGLGIDDVDYVDLYSCFPSAVQVAAAELGLSTDDPARPLTVTGGLTFAGGPWSNYVMHSIATVAELLVANPGRRALITANGGYLTKHSFGVYSSEPPTEFRWENTQSVVEREPVRDGLVQWEGVGTVEAWTTPFDRDGQPEKAFVAVRTPDGSRALAVIADPDSAQATVRGDIGGAKVAVTADGTATLR; this is encoded by the coding sequence ATGCCCGTCGACCCCAAAACCCCGGTGCTGATCGGCTATGGCCAGGTCAACCACCGTGACGAGATCGACCCGGATACCCGTTCGGTCGAACCCGTCGACCTGATGGTCGCCGCGGCCTCCGAAGCCGCCGACGCCCAGGTCCTCGAGGCCGTTGACGCCATCCGGGTGGTGAACGTCCTATCGGCGACCTACCGCGACGCCGGGTTGCTGGTCGGCGAGCGGATCGGCGCCCAGAAATTCACGACGCTGTACAGCCCGGTCGGCGGCAACGTGCCGCAGACGCTGCTCAACCAGGCCTGCCTGGACATCCAGCAGGGCCACGCCGGCGTGGTGCTGCTCACCGGCGCCGAAACCTGGCGCACCCGGCGGGGACTGAAGGCCAAGGGCGGCCGGCTCGAATGGACGGCTCAGGACGAATCCGTGCCGATGGCGCAGGTCAGCGGCGAGGACGTGCCGATGGCCGGGGACGCCGAGATCAGGATCAAGCTGGACCGGCCGGCCTACGTCTACCCGCTGTTCGAGCAGGCGCTTCGCATCGCGAACGGCGAGTCCATCGAGGACCACCGCGACCGCGTGGGCGAGCTGTGGGCGCGGTTCAACGCCGTCGCGGTCGGTAATCCGCATGCCTGGATCCACAAGCCGTCCACGGCGGCCGAGATCTCGCAGCCCGGCCCGCAGAACCGGATGATCAGCTGGCCCTATACCAAGCTGATGAACTCCAACAACATGGTCGATCAGGGCGCCGCGCTGATCCTGACCTCGGTCGAGCAGGCCCAGCGCCTGCAGGTCCCCACCGACCAGTGGATCTATCCGCACGCCGGCACCGACGCCTACGACACCCCGTCGATCGCCGATCGCGACGAACTGCACCGGTCTGCTGCCATCCGGATCGCCGGTGCGCGGGCGCTGGAGCTCGCCGGCCTGGGCATCGACGACGTCGACTACGTCGATCTGTACTCGTGCTTTCCGTCCGCCGTTCAGGTGGCGGCCGCCGAGTTGGGATTGAGCACCGACGACCCCGCGCGCCCGCTGACCGTCACCGGTGGGCTGACGTTCGCCGGCGGCCCGTGGAGCAACTACGTGATGCACTCGATTGCCACCGTGGCCGAGCTGCTGGTGGCCAATCCCGGACGACGTGCCCTGATCACCGCCAACGGCGGCTACCTGACCAAGCACAGCTTCGGGGTCTACAGCAGCGAGCCACCGACCGAATTCCGTTGGGAGAATACCCAATCCGTGGTGGAACGGGAACCGGTCCGCGACGGGCTGGTGCAATGGGAAGGCGTCGGTACCGTCGAAGCGTGGACGACGCCGTTCGACCGCGACGGGCAACCTGAAAAGGCTTTCGTTGCTGTGCGCACGCCTGACGGGTCCCGGGCACTGGCGGTCATCGCCGATCCCGACTCGGCGCAGGCCACCGTTCGTGGAGACATCGGTGGCGCCAAGGTTGCCGTCACCGCGGACGGCACCGCCACGCTACGGTAG